CGCGGTTGCCAGTCCTTGATCACCAGCGTCACGTCCAGGTCGGTACCGTGCAGCTTGATGCGCTCGGGCAGCCAATAACCGCTTTGTTGCACATAACTGAGGTACTCGACCTGCCAGCCATCCTGTTCCAGGGTGGCCAGGCGGCTGTCACCGTTGAGGCTCAGGCGACTCTTGCTGTCCGGCGCGGGCAGGCCGCGAACCCACCACACCAAGTGCGAGACAGGCAGCTTCCAGCCGATCTGCTCTTGCAGCAAAGCTTCCGGTGACGTCGCTTCATAGCGGCCCTGGTTGGCCACTTCAAGGCTCACCTGCCCCGGACGCCCGGTCAGGCGAGCCGCGCCACGGCCCAGTGGGCCCGATAAACGAATGTCGTAATAATCCTGGCGTTGCAGCCAGAACAACGTGCCGCTGCCGGAGTCTTTCGGTGCGCGCACCCCGACTTTGCCTTCGATCTGCCAGCCATCAATGCTGGCTAGCTGATCCTTATGCTGCTTCCATTGCGCCGGGTTGCCCTGGCCTTCAACGGATTCACGGTTGCCCAGGCCTGCGCAACCGGCGAGCAGGGCGATAAGACTGAACATTACAACGTGGCGCAAGAACATAAGCTTAAAGGGTCTCGGATCCGGTCAGGCGCTTGATGGTGCCGCGCAGGATGGGGCTTTCGGGTTGTTCGTTGAGGAATTTTTCCCAGATTTGGCGTGCTTCGCGCTGTTTGCCATTGGCCCACAACACTTCGCCCAGGTGGGCGGCGACTTCCTGATCGGGGAAGCGCTCCAGCGCCTGGCGCAGCAAACGTTCGGCTTCGTCCAGGTTACCCAGGCGGTAGTTCACCCAGCCCAGGCTGTCGAGCACGGCCGGGTCTTCGGGGTTGAGCTTGTGCGCTTGTTCGATCAGTACCTTGGCTTCGTCGTAGCGCGTGGTGCGGTCGGACAAGGTGTAGCCCAATGCATTCAGCGCCATGGCGTTGTCGGGGTCGCGCTTGATGATCAGCCGCAGGTCTTTTTCCATCTGCGCCAAATCGTTGCGTTTTTCCGCCTGCATGGCGCGGGTGTACAGCAGATTCAAGTCGTCGGGGAATTGCAGCAAGGCTTGTTGCAGCAGTTTCCAGGCGCGCTCGCCCTGATTGTTGGCTGACAAGGTTTCGGCCTGGATCAAGTACAGTTGGATTGCGTAATCCGGCTCGGCATCGCGGGCGGCGGCCAGGCGTTTTTCGGCCTCGTCGGTGCGGCCGTTGCTTATCAGGATATCGGCTTGGCGCAACTGAGCCGGCAGGTAGTCATTACCGGGGCCGACCTGGGCGTATTCGAGCAGGGCGGCCTGTGGGTCGTTGCGCTCTTCAGCGATACGGCCCAGGTTCAGGTGCGCGGAGTCCACGTGGCTTTCCCGGGCAATCAGCTCTTCCAGATACCCCTTGGCCTCGTCCCAGGCCTTGGCTTCCAGGCACACCAGCGCCAGGGAGTAACGCAGTTCGTCATCGTCCGGGTATTGCTGGACCAGGCTGGCGAACTGCACTTTGGCGTCCTCCATGCGGTCCTGCTCGACCAGCATGCGCGCATAAGTCAGGCGCAGGCGTTTGTCTTCCGGGTACTTCTTGATGCTTTTTTCCAGCAGTACAATCGCTTCCTTGCCACGATTGAGGTTCTGCAGCAGGCGCGCGCGCAGCAGGATCGGCGCGACCTCGCCCTCTTCCGGCGGGTTCTGCTCCAGCAGCTTAAGGGCCGCTTCGGCTTCGTCATCCTGTTGCAGCAACAACGCCTTGCCGAAAATCAGCTGGCTGTTCTTTGGATGCTTTTGCAGCAGGCGGTCGAAACCTTTCATCAACCCATTGCGCGTGTCCTGGTCGGTGTCGGCGGCCGATAGCGCGAGAAAGTCGAAATGCGTGTCACCCTTGCCCTGCAGGACTTTCTCCATATACACCATGGAGTCGTCATAACGCCCTGCTCGTGCCAACTGAATGGC
This region of Pseudomonas asgharzadehiana genomic DNA includes:
- the lolB gene encoding lipoprotein insertase outer membrane protein LolB encodes the protein MFLRHVVMFSLIALLAGCAGLGNRESVEGQGNPAQWKQHKDQLASIDGWQIEGKVGVRAPKDSGSGTLFWLQRQDYYDIRLSGPLGRGAARLTGRPGQVSLEVANQGRYEATSPEALLQEQIGWKLPVSHLVWWVRGLPAPDSKSRLSLNGDSRLATLEQDGWQVEYLSYVQQSGYWLPERIKLHGTDLDVTLVIKDWQPRKLGQ
- a CDS encoding tetratricopeptide repeat protein, with amino-acid sequence MNRSSALLLAFVFLSGCQALAPVSPDGTPPVEDSTPAPEKPKVYSSFSEETVFSLLSAELAGQRNRFDIALDNYVTQAINTQDPGISERAFRIAEYLGADQAALDTSLIWAKNAPDDLEAQRAAAIQLARAGRYDDSMVYMEKVLQGKGDTHFDFLALSAADTDQDTRNGLMKGFDRLLQKHPKNSQLIFGKALLLQQDDEAEAALKLLEQNPPEEGEVAPILLRARLLQNLNRGKEAIVLLEKSIKKYPEDKRLRLTYARMLVEQDRMEDAKVQFASLVQQYPDDDELRYSLALVCLEAKAWDEAKGYLEELIARESHVDSAHLNLGRIAEERNDPQAALLEYAQVGPGNDYLPAQLRQADILISNGRTDEAEKRLAAARDAEPDYAIQLYLIQAETLSANNQGERAWKLLQQALLQFPDDLNLLYTRAMQAEKRNDLAQMEKDLRLIIKRDPDNAMALNALGYTLSDRTTRYDEAKVLIEQAHKLNPEDPAVLDSLGWVNYRLGNLDEAERLLRQALERFPDQEVAAHLGEVLWANGKQREARQIWEKFLNEQPESPILRGTIKRLTGSETL